A genome region from Populus alba chromosome 3, ASM523922v2, whole genome shotgun sequence includes the following:
- the LOC118044101 gene encoding uncharacterized protein — protein MQILSKELKDTDVRFRFSFPARCLQHLDFAGNNYVDLNVKDCYGELRVIRCLKRNGVYEKPVLSMGWLQFVADYGLRVGDMVVLHREDDQNLGSQFRIEAKRSSSLKLFGEEVWVEVTRAN, from the coding sequence ATGCAGATCCTCAGCAAAGAGTTGAAAGATACTGATGTTCGTTTTCGGTTCTCGTTCCCAGCTCGTTGCTTGCAGCATTTAGATTTTGCTGGAAATAATTACGTTGATTTGAATGTTAAAGATTGCTATGGTGAGCTTCGAGTTATTCGTTGCCTGAAGAGAAATGGAGTTTATGAAAAGCCAGTGCTTTCTATGGGCTGGCTTCAATTTGTTGCTGATTATGGACTGAGAGTTGGTGACATGGTTGTTCTTCATCGTGAGGATGACCAGAACCTGGGGTCACAGTTCAGGATTGAAGCTAAGAGGAGTAGTAGTTTGAAGCTGTTTGGTGAGGAGGTTTGGGTTGAAGTGACAAGAGCTAACTAG